A region from the Salicibibacter cibarius genome encodes:
- the trpE gene encoding anthranilate synthase component I: MVTSFDSFKKESEDYRLVPIIERMFADTTTPIQMFRQLQDSAVYLLESNDRTSEWSRYSFVGLNAAYQLMEKNRGFQLTKADGTVVVTESDMHTAVQQAFQALKPSPAAESDVPFPGGAVGALPYDAIMHQEKTLDKPKEQAIESVHFLFCETMIAFDHEQATITIVHYKDCAGRVAEDAYREGKDYVDSLVKRMQENNQSSFPGKLPEKSAPSFERVTTNFTRKDFLEAVEKIKAYIAQGDVLQTVLSQRFECDIRTSAFMIYRVLRRLNPSPYMFFLKLGDKEIVGSSPERLVEVKQGEVEIHPIAGTRKRGKSKQEDDALAEQMLASPKERAEHQMLVDLARNDVGRVASYGTVRTPVFMEVGKFSHVMHIVSKVRGDLRPDVHPLSALLAGFPAGTVSGAPKVRAMEILQELEPTNRGIYAGGIAYIAYNGYIDSCIAIRTMVVENNRVRIQAGAGVVADSVPEEEYEETMNKAAALFSAIEIAEEMSIGEMSR, from the coding sequence ATGGTCACATCCTTTGATTCCTTTAAAAAAGAAAGCGAAGATTACCGACTTGTTCCCATCATTGAGCGCATGTTTGCCGATACGACGACGCCGATTCAAATGTTCCGGCAATTGCAAGATAGTGCCGTCTATCTGCTGGAAAGCAACGACCGTACGTCCGAGTGGTCGCGCTATTCATTTGTCGGTTTAAACGCTGCTTATCAGTTAATGGAGAAAAACCGAGGATTTCAGCTCACAAAAGCGGACGGAACGGTAGTTGTCACAGAATCGGATATGCATACAGCGGTCCAACAAGCTTTTCAGGCCTTGAAGCCATCCCCGGCTGCCGAAAGTGATGTTCCTTTTCCGGGAGGAGCCGTTGGCGCCCTTCCTTATGACGCGATTATGCATCAGGAAAAAACGCTTGACAAACCGAAAGAACAGGCAATTGAATCGGTACACTTTCTGTTTTGCGAGACGATGATCGCTTTTGATCATGAGCAGGCAACGATTACGATCGTCCATTATAAAGATTGCGCAGGGCGAGTGGCGGAGGATGCTTACCGGGAAGGAAAGGATTATGTTGATTCGCTTGTGAAGCGTATGCAAGAAAACAATCAATCTAGCTTCCCCGGAAAATTACCGGAGAAGAGTGCGCCTTCTTTTGAAAGAGTGACAACGAACTTTACCCGTAAAGATTTTTTGGAAGCCGTGGAAAAAATAAAAGCGTATATTGCACAAGGAGATGTGCTTCAGACCGTCCTTTCCCAACGGTTTGAGTGTGATATTCGCACATCGGCGTTTATGATTTATCGGGTATTGCGCCGTTTAAACCCTTCCCCGTATATGTTTTTTCTGAAACTGGGAGATAAGGAAATTGTCGGAAGCTCACCGGAACGTCTTGTGGAAGTCAAGCAAGGTGAAGTGGAAATTCACCCGATTGCCGGTACGAGAAAACGAGGCAAAAGTAAACAAGAAGATGATGCCCTTGCCGAACAAATGCTTGCCTCCCCGAAAGAGCGGGCCGAACATCAAATGCTGGTTGATTTGGCAAGGAATGATGTTGGACGCGTGGCAAGCTACGGGACTGTGCGAACACCGGTTTTTATGGAAGTCGGGAAGTTTTCCCATGTGATGCATATTGTTTCGAAGGTTAGGGGCGACTTACGACCAGATGTTCATCCACTGTCGGCTTTGCTCGCCGGTTTCCCGGCCGGGACCGTGTCCGGAGCCCCGAAGGTGCGGGCAATGGAAATACTCCAGGAGTTGGAACCGACAAACCGCGGCATTTATGCCGGAGGAATTGCCTATATCGCTTATAACGGATATATCGATTCTTGCATCGCCATTCGGACGATGGTAGTGGAGAACAATCGCGTTCGCATTCAAGCCGGAGCCGGTGTCGTAGCCGATTCGGTGCCGGAAGAAGAGTACGAGGAAACGATGAATAAAGCAGCGGCGCTTTTCAGTGCCATTGAAATAGCAGAAGAGATGAGTATAGGGGAGATGAGCCGATGA
- the trpD gene encoding anthranilate phosphoribosyltransferase, producing MMIKRVLQSLLEGETLSEETAESVMSEMMSGEAEESQIGSLLTVLRYRSETVEELTGFARAMRKNAVPVSRPLHTRLLDTCGTGGDQRSTFNISTATAIGVSACGVAVAKHGNRFVSSKSGSADVLEHLNVPIDTDPAELETAIGEKGLSFLYAPLYHQAMKHVAKARKSLGFRTIFNLIGPLTNPANADVQVVGVFDKDYGKMMAEVLKRLGTERALFVTGEDGIDEITISGKTYVTELDGDRIRSYTIEPEMFGVQRGTLSDIQVSSVAESATLIRDIFNNCASESATQVFLLNMAAGLYVSEAEKSWEDAYERARHALTDGAILAHLRQLQRKAGKMHA from the coding sequence ATGATGATAAAGCGTGTTTTACAGTCCCTCCTCGAGGGAGAAACCCTTTCGGAAGAGACAGCTGAATCTGTCATGAGCGAAATGATGAGTGGAGAAGCGGAGGAGAGCCAAATCGGGAGCTTATTAACCGTTCTTCGCTATCGGAGTGAAACCGTTGAGGAGTTAACGGGATTTGCGCGAGCGATGCGCAAAAACGCCGTCCCCGTTTCCCGTCCGCTCCATACACGCTTGCTGGATACGTGCGGAACAGGGGGAGACCAACGGTCCACGTTTAACATTTCGACGGCAACAGCCATTGGGGTTAGCGCATGCGGGGTTGCCGTTGCGAAACACGGAAATCGTTTCGTTTCCTCGAAGAGCGGCAGCGCCGATGTGTTGGAACACTTAAATGTCCCCATTGACACCGATCCGGCAGAACTGGAAACGGCGATTGGCGAAAAAGGACTCTCTTTTTTGTATGCCCCTTTGTATCATCAAGCGATGAAACATGTAGCAAAAGCGCGAAAGTCATTGGGATTCCGCACGATTTTTAATCTTATCGGACCTTTGACGAACCCGGCCAATGCCGACGTCCAAGTCGTCGGCGTGTTCGATAAAGATTATGGTAAAATGATGGCTGAGGTGTTAAAACGCTTGGGGACGGAACGGGCGTTGTTTGTCACCGGCGAGGACGGCATTGATGAGATTACGATCAGCGGGAAAACGTATGTGACTGAATTGGATGGCGATCGTATACGTTCGTATACGATCGAACCGGAGATGTTCGGAGTGCAAAGAGGCACCTTATCCGACATTCAAGTGTCATCCGTTGCCGAAAGCGCTACGCTTATCCGGGATATTTTCAACAATTGCGCATCGGAGAGCGCTACGCAAGTATTTTTGCTCAATATGGCTGCTGGGTTGTATGTGAGCGAGGCGGAAAAAAGCTGGGAGGACGCTTACGAACGCGCGCGTCATGCGTTGACGGACGGCGCGATTCTTGCCCATCTTAGACAATTGCAAAGAAAGGCAGGAAAAATGCATGCTTGA
- the trpC gene encoding indole-3-glycerol phosphate synthase TrpC, whose protein sequence is MLEKIVDRKKEDLKFFQLPRREEVKPHSLKQALAFAANRDGIGLIAEIKRASPSKGVLAEDLDVVERAKAYEAGGADAISVLTDGPYFQGSIMDLIAVKRAVSVPVLRKDFIVDERQIEESARIGADAILLIASILEPDHLKDMAEMAHAVGLETLVEVHTKDELEQLLAVYDPSLIGVNNRNLKTFATDTGQTRALSDSVPSDSFIVSESGIHNAEDVASVAKAGAKAMLIGERLVSDGDPEKTIPDLKKGALLG, encoded by the coding sequence ATGCTTGAGAAAATCGTCGACCGAAAAAAAGAAGACTTAAAATTTTTCCAGCTCCCTCGCCGGGAAGAAGTAAAGCCTCATTCGTTGAAGCAAGCCCTCGCTTTTGCCGCCAATCGTGACGGAATCGGTTTAATCGCGGAAATTAAACGCGCGTCTCCATCAAAAGGCGTGCTGGCCGAAGACCTTGATGTCGTCGAAAGGGCCAAAGCATATGAAGCGGGAGGAGCCGATGCCATTTCCGTGCTTACGGATGGTCCTTATTTTCAAGGCTCCATCATGGATTTGATCGCGGTGAAACGAGCGGTAAGTGTGCCGGTGTTGCGCAAAGATTTTATCGTTGATGAACGGCAAATTGAAGAAAGCGCCCGCATCGGTGCCGACGCAATTTTGTTGATTGCCTCGATCCTGGAGCCCGATCATTTAAAAGATATGGCCGAGATGGCCCATGCCGTTGGGTTGGAAACACTCGTGGAAGTGCATACGAAAGATGAACTTGAACAATTGCTCGCTGTGTATGACCCTTCACTCATCGGGGTTAACAATCGCAATTTGAAAACCTTTGCAACAGACACCGGGCAGACGCGCGCGCTTTCGGACTCTGTTCCGTCAGACAGTTTTATCGTTAGTGAAAGCGGCATTCACAATGCCGAAGATGTTGCTTCTGTTGCGAAAGCAGGTGCCAAAGCGATGTTAATCGGGGAAAGGCTTGTATCCGATGGCGATCCCGAAAAAACGATCCCGGATCTAAAGAAAGGGGCGCTTCTTGGGTGA
- a CDS encoding phosphoribosylanthranilate isomerase, protein MTDIKFCGMQSKKDVENAAAAGATALGFVFANSKRQVAPEAVNEWLASVHLHEQKTVAVFADPDATEVKTTLEKVSLDVLQFHGDESSEFLKAVKKSTGKRVIKAFRHQEKTLDLLSAFAPVADGFIVDAGTKMQKGGTGQRFDWGSVPVYVHFAQQLNRPLWIAGGVSPENVPELLSFHPDGIDVSSGIETEHQKDQGKMETIVKQVREDGYVVS, encoded by the coding sequence GTGACAGACATTAAATTTTGCGGGATGCAATCAAAGAAAGATGTCGAAAACGCGGCAGCCGCAGGGGCGACCGCTCTCGGCTTCGTGTTTGCAAACAGCAAGCGCCAAGTGGCGCCGGAAGCTGTCAATGAGTGGCTCGCCTCGGTTCATTTGCATGAGCAAAAAACGGTGGCTGTTTTCGCGGACCCGGACGCTACGGAAGTAAAAACGACGCTTGAAAAGGTTTCCTTAGACGTGTTGCAATTCCATGGGGATGAATCTTCGGAATTTTTAAAGGCAGTCAAAAAAAGTACAGGTAAACGAGTGATCAAGGCGTTTCGCCATCAGGAAAAAACGTTGGATTTGCTTAGCGCTTTCGCCCCTGTTGCGGATGGATTTATCGTGGACGCCGGAACTAAGATGCAAAAAGGGGGGACCGGCCAACGTTTTGACTGGGGGTCCGTCCCTGTATATGTACATTTTGCGCAGCAGTTAAATCGCCCGCTTTGGATCGCGGGTGGCGTCTCGCCGGAAAATGTGCCGGAACTTCTATCTTTTCATCCCGACGGCATTGACGTATCCAGCGGGATCGAAACCGAACATCAAAAAGATCAGGGTAAAATGGAAACAATCGTAAAGCAGGTGAGAGAAGATGGCTATGTCGTATCCTGA
- the trpB gene encoding tryptophan synthase subunit beta: protein MAMSYPDMRGRYGEFGGKYVPETVMAALEELETGFQEALTDPAFTENYHEVLQSYAGRATPLTYAERLSKHVGGAQIYLKREDLLHTGAHKINNAIGQALLAVRMGKKKIVAETGAGQHGVATATAAAKYGLECKIFMGSKDMERQRLNVFRMELLGAEVVPATSGSQTLKDATNEAIRYWVANVDDTMYLIGSVVGPHPYPQIVREFQRVIGDEAKVQLEETPATVVACVGGGSNAMGIFSAFLADEYVQLYGAEAAGHGIDTNDHAASLSKGSPGVIHGALTYLLQDGAGQIIEPYSISAGLDYPGIGPEHAYLSESGRVSYEAISDEEAMEALVLLTKTEGILPALESAHALALAIKKAKHMPTTEKMLVCLSGRGDKDVETISDVQKGKGRRDEDE, encoded by the coding sequence ATGGCTATGTCGTATCCTGATATGCGCGGCCGATATGGAGAATTTGGCGGAAAATATGTGCCCGAAACGGTAATGGCCGCTCTCGAGGAACTGGAAACCGGCTTTCAAGAGGCACTGACGGACCCGGCGTTTACGGAAAACTATCATGAAGTGTTGCAGTCGTACGCGGGAAGGGCTACACCACTTACGTATGCGGAACGCCTGTCGAAGCATGTCGGCGGTGCGCAAATCTATTTAAAAAGGGAAGATTTGTTGCATACCGGAGCCCATAAAATCAATAATGCCATCGGGCAGGCACTGCTTGCCGTGCGGATGGGAAAGAAAAAAATTGTCGCGGAAACGGGCGCCGGGCAGCACGGCGTCGCCACCGCCACCGCCGCCGCTAAATACGGATTGGAATGCAAGATTTTTATGGGGTCTAAAGATATGGAGCGGCAACGCCTCAATGTGTTTCGCATGGAACTGTTAGGCGCCGAAGTTGTGCCGGCAACGAGCGGCAGCCAAACATTGAAAGATGCGACAAATGAAGCGATTCGCTACTGGGTCGCCAACGTTGATGATACGATGTATTTGATCGGCTCTGTCGTCGGCCCCCATCCATACCCGCAGATTGTCCGTGAATTCCAACGTGTCATCGGAGACGAGGCTAAAGTGCAGTTGGAAGAAACGCCTGCAACCGTCGTTGCCTGTGTCGGCGGCGGGAGCAATGCAATGGGGATATTCAGCGCGTTTCTCGCTGATGAATATGTACAGCTATACGGAGCAGAAGCAGCAGGACACGGCATTGATACGAACGACCATGCCGCGAGCCTTAGCAAAGGAAGCCCGGGCGTGATTCACGGCGCGCTTACGTATTTGTTGCAAGATGGGGCAGGCCAAATCATTGAACCCTACTCGATTTCGGCGGGACTGGATTATCCAGGGATCGGACCGGAACACGCCTATTTATCCGAATCGGGGCGTGTAAGCTATGAGGCAATTAGCGACGAGGAAGCGATGGAAGCCCTCGTGTTGCTTACAAAAACGGAGGGGATCTTGCCTGCCCTTGAAAGCGCGCACGCGCTTGCGCTAGCGATAAAAAAGGCAAAGCACATGCCAACGACTGAGAAAATGCTCGTTTGCTTGTCCGGCCGGGGCGACAAAGACGTGGAGACGATAAGCGATGTGCAAAAAGGAAAGGGGAGGCGAGACGAAGATGAATAG
- the trpA gene encoding tryptophan synthase subunit alpha translates to MNSVEQAARAANDQLFIPYMMGGDPSFDASVEIAFTLQESGAHILELGVPYTDPLADGPVIQEAGMRAFEEEMTLSKTFSLVRAIRDRGVTIPIVLFCYINPLLRYGIQSGVDAAAHAGADGWLIPDLPYEENEEVRNRCHQNELALVSLVAPTSRERIQKIAMQAEGFLYCVSSLGVTGVRKTFDERLDAFLQEAKRYSNVPLAIGFGVSDNEQVKAIHGQGFGVIVGSAIVREIGKHKDALRQANSRPQALKKIRSFVGTLVTP, encoded by the coding sequence ATGAATAGCGTTGAACAAGCTGCCCGTGCAGCAAATGACCAGTTGTTTATCCCTTACATGATGGGCGGGGACCCTTCCTTTGACGCTTCCGTTGAGATCGCCTTTACCCTGCAGGAGAGCGGGGCCCATATTTTGGAATTAGGTGTTCCGTATACGGATCCGCTCGCCGACGGTCCGGTTATTCAAGAAGCCGGTATGCGGGCGTTTGAAGAAGAAATGACCCTTTCGAAAACATTTTCACTCGTGCGCGCCATTCGTGATCGGGGTGTTACGATTCCGATTGTTCTTTTTTGTTATATCAATCCTTTATTAAGGTATGGCATTCAGTCCGGCGTCGATGCCGCGGCTCATGCCGGCGCGGACGGTTGGCTTATCCCGGATCTCCCATATGAGGAAAATGAAGAAGTGCGTAACCGTTGCCATCAAAATGAATTGGCGCTCGTCTCCCTTGTTGCCCCGACCTCAAGAGAACGTATACAAAAAATAGCGATGCAAGCGGAAGGTTTTTTATATTGCGTCTCGAGTTTGGGGGTCACCGGTGTCCGGAAAACATTTGACGAGCGATTGGACGCATTTTTGCAAGAGGCAAAACGATATAGCAACGTGCCCCTCGCCATTGGTTTCGGCGTCTCCGACAATGAACAAGTGAAGGCGATTCACGGACAAGGCTTCGGGGTGATCGTCGGAAGCGCGATTGTGCGGGAAATCGGCAAACATAAAGATGCTTTGCGACAAGCGAATTCGCGCCCGCAAGCATTGAAAAAAATCCGATCATTTGTGGGAACGCTCGTTACGCCGTAA
- the hisC gene encoding histidinol-phosphate transaminase encodes MNLKMKPVVDDLKPYEPGKPIEAVKEELGLDSVIKLASNENPHGSSQAVQKQLQEAGAPNLYPDGHAQALRQAVADHLQVKEGQLLFGAGSDEVILLLCRAMLAEQTNTVMATPTFSQYKQNAAVEGAQIIEVPLKDGVHDLDAMVDAIDDETRIVWICNPNNPSGTYVNAETFSAFMERVPSDVLVVSDEAYGEYVEAGDYPDTIAMMNTYENLLILRTFSKMYGLAGLRIGFAVGAEALISKLEPLRPPFNTTTVAQEAAIAALDDQAFVQDCREKNLREKYKLETFFKEKGCMPYPSETNFLLVNVGVNGDRAFDALLQRGIIVRSGEALGFANCIRVSIGTEKENEQFMASFSEWINAQDG; translated from the coding sequence ATGAATCTAAAGATGAAACCCGTTGTCGACGATTTAAAACCATACGAACCGGGGAAGCCGATCGAAGCTGTGAAAGAGGAGTTAGGTCTTGATTCGGTGATCAAGCTGGCTTCCAATGAAAACCCCCATGGCTCTTCCCAAGCGGTGCAAAAACAGTTGCAGGAGGCAGGGGCGCCAAACTTGTACCCGGACGGACACGCGCAAGCATTGCGGCAAGCCGTTGCCGATCATTTGCAAGTAAAAGAAGGGCAATTGTTATTCGGCGCCGGTTCCGATGAAGTGATTTTACTCCTTTGCCGGGCCATGCTAGCTGAACAGACGAACACCGTAATGGCGACGCCGACGTTTTCCCAGTATAAACAGAATGCCGCCGTTGAAGGTGCACAGATTATTGAGGTCCCACTAAAAGACGGGGTTCACGATTTGGATGCTATGGTGGATGCCATCGATGACGAGACTCGCATTGTTTGGATTTGCAATCCGAATAACCCCTCCGGCACGTATGTGAACGCTGAAACGTTTTCCGCTTTTATGGAGCGGGTACCGAGCGATGTGCTCGTCGTCAGTGATGAGGCGTATGGGGAGTATGTTGAGGCGGGCGATTATCCGGATACGATTGCGATGATGAATACTTATGAGAACTTGTTGATCCTTCGCACGTTTTCGAAAATGTACGGCCTTGCCGGGTTAAGGATTGGCTTTGCTGTCGGCGCCGAAGCTTTAATATCGAAATTGGAACCGTTGAGGCCGCCATTTAATACAACGACCGTGGCCCAGGAAGCGGCCATCGCCGCGCTTGATGACCAGGCGTTTGTACAAGATTGCCGGGAAAAAAATCTTCGCGAAAAGTATAAGCTTGAAACTTTTTTTAAGGAAAAAGGTTGTATGCCCTATCCAAGCGAGACGAATTTTCTTCTCGTAAACGTGGGGGTGAACGGAGATCGTGCTTTTGACGCCCTCCTACAGCGGGGGATCATTGTGCGTTCAGGGGAAGCGCTCGGTTTTGCGAATTGCATTCGTGTCTCCATAGGAACGGAAAAAGAAAACGAACAATTTATGGCGAGCTTCTCGGAATGGATAAACGCGCAAGATGGATAG
- a CDS encoding prephenate dehydrogenase, producing the protein MENETSAHPHEYPKAVVIGLGLIGGSVALAIRARHQVHITGIDVHEASLRMAKALEIIDEGHTTIEESVQNADIIIIATPVSKTFEMLEAIARLPLREGVIITDVGSTKGTVMAESERLFHKKEATFIGGHPMAGSHKSGVQGSRGDLFENAFYCLTPGEEAGVSEVERLKRWLNGTNARFIELDPNLHDLFAGSVSHLPHIVAASLVHQLAELQQHHPVLGDLAAGGFKDITRIASANPVMWRDILMHNKHVLLPMMERWQSDMQTIQDLIEEGNDERLQQFFSVAKNHRDGLPSKKKGAIPSFYDLFVDVADHPGVISEVTGILADKEISITNIRIMEAREDIMGVLRLSFRKEADRQKGMDCLEAEQFSVYISE; encoded by the coding sequence ATGGAAAATGAGACATCTGCGCATCCGCATGAATACCCTAAAGCTGTCGTTATCGGCCTGGGCCTGATTGGGGGGTCGGTAGCCCTCGCCATTCGCGCGCGTCATCAAGTACATATTACCGGAATTGATGTGCATGAAGCCTCTTTGCGTATGGCCAAAGCGTTGGAAATCATCGATGAAGGGCATACAACGATAGAAGAAAGCGTTCAAAATGCAGATATCATCATTATCGCTACTCCGGTCTCAAAGACATTTGAAATGTTGGAAGCAATCGCCCGTCTTCCCTTGAGGGAAGGAGTGATCATTACCGATGTGGGCAGCACCAAAGGAACGGTCATGGCCGAGAGTGAGCGCCTGTTCCACAAGAAAGAAGCCACGTTTATCGGTGGTCATCCGATGGCAGGCTCTCATAAAAGCGGGGTGCAAGGTTCTAGGGGCGATTTATTTGAAAATGCATTTTATTGTTTAACCCCGGGTGAAGAAGCGGGTGTATCAGAGGTAGAACGTTTGAAACGATGGTTAAACGGTACGAATGCGCGCTTTATCGAATTGGATCCCAATCTTCATGACTTGTTCGCAGGCAGCGTGAGCCACCTGCCGCATATCGTGGCGGCGTCTCTCGTCCACCAATTGGCCGAATTGCAACAGCACCACCCGGTACTTGGAGATCTTGCCGCAGGCGGTTTTAAGGATATCACCCGCATTGCTTCCGCGAATCCGGTCATGTGGCGGGATATTTTAATGCATAACAAACATGTCCTTCTGCCGATGATGGAGCGTTGGCAGTCGGATATGCAAACGATTCAAGACTTGATCGAAGAAGGAAACGATGAACGCTTGCAACAATTTTTTTCAGTAGCAAAAAACCATCGTGATGGTCTCCCTTCCAAAAAGAAAGGGGCTATTCCCTCCTTTTACGATTTATTCGTTGATGTTGCCGACCACCCGGGCGTCATTTCGGAAGTAACGGGAATACTGGCGGACAAAGAAATAAGTATCACGAATATCCGCATTATGGAAGCTCGCGAGGATATCATGGGCGTGTTAAGATTGAGTTTCAGAAAAGAGGCAGATCGGCAAAAAGGCATGGATTGCCTGGAAGCGGAACAATTCAGCGTCTATATCAGTGAATGA
- the aroA gene encoding 3-phosphoshikimate 1-carboxyvinyltransferase, whose translation MDKETMTASKALRGEITVPGDKSISHRAVMFGAIAYGRTTVNGFLDGEDCRQTIACFQKMGVAIQYDRKRGTVVIDGRGMEGLNEPSELLDVGNSGTTIRLMLGILAGRPYFSVAAGDKSIAKRPMARITEPLRSMGAHIHGRRNGTYTPIAIPGGENTLMGIDYSLPVASAQVKSAILLAGLQAEGKTTVREEYRSRDHTERMLQAFGARVDVSGNEVSVSGGQSLQARDVEIPGDISSAAFLLAAASVVHDSSLRIKNVGVNPTRTGIIDALMAMGGDVTFENERILSGEPVADIVVREKTLNGATIAGSLIPRLIDELPVLAVVATQAKGRTVIKDAAELKFKETNRIDATTKQLRQLGAQIQATEDGFIIEGPTPLTGAEVSSYDDHRIGMAFTIAGLIASGETTIHGAQASAVSFPEFYKTLRLLSE comes from the coding sequence ATGGACAAGGAAACGATGACTGCTTCAAAAGCCTTGCGTGGAGAAATAACGGTACCCGGGGACAAATCCATCTCTCATCGCGCGGTGATGTTTGGAGCGATTGCTTACGGCCGTACGACCGTGAACGGCTTTTTAGACGGGGAAGATTGCCGGCAAACCATTGCTTGTTTTCAAAAAATGGGCGTTGCTATTCAATATGACCGAAAACGTGGGACGGTTGTCATTGACGGAAGAGGAATGGAAGGGTTAAATGAACCTTCGGAATTGCTAGATGTCGGCAATTCCGGAACGACGATCCGGCTTATGCTTGGGATTTTGGCTGGCCGGCCCTATTTTTCCGTTGCGGCCGGTGACAAGTCGATCGCAAAACGGCCAATGGCGAGAATTACCGAACCATTACGGTCGATGGGGGCACACATCCACGGGCGGCGGAACGGAACGTATACGCCGATCGCGATTCCCGGTGGGGAAAATACATTAATGGGAATAGACTACAGCCTTCCGGTCGCGAGTGCACAAGTAAAGAGCGCGATATTATTGGCCGGCTTACAGGCAGAGGGAAAGACAACCGTTCGGGAGGAGTATCGTTCGCGAGACCATACGGAGCGTATGTTACAGGCGTTCGGTGCCCGGGTTGATGTTTCCGGTAACGAGGTGTCGGTTTCCGGCGGTCAATCGTTACAAGCCCGGGACGTGGAAATCCCAGGGGATATCTCTTCCGCCGCCTTTTTGCTCGCGGCCGCGTCAGTCGTTCACGACAGCAGTTTACGCATTAAAAACGTCGGTGTAAATCCTACGCGTACAGGTATCATTGATGCCCTCATGGCGATGGGGGGAGATGTGACGTTCGAAAATGAGCGCATCCTCAGCGGTGAACCTGTTGCTGACATTGTGGTCCGGGAAAAAACGTTGAACGGCGCTACAATTGCCGGGTCGCTGATTCCGCGTTTAATTGATGAACTTCCCGTCCTCGCGGTTGTTGCGACGCAAGCAAAAGGGCGAACGGTCATTAAGGATGCCGCGGAATTAAAGTTTAAGGAAACTAACCGAATTGATGCGACGACTAAGCAATTGCGTCAATTGGGTGCACAGATACAAGCAACGGAAGACGGATTCATCATAGAGGGGCCGACCCCCCTCACCGGTGCGGAAGTCAGCAGTTACGATGATCACCGGATCGGGATGGCGTTTACGATCGCCGGTTTAATTGCAAGTGGCGAAACAACGATTCATGGAGCTCAAGCAAGCGCGGTTTCTTTCCCGGAATTTTATAAAACGTTGCGGTTGTTAAGCGAGTGA